The sequence below is a genomic window from Pleurocapsa sp. PCC 7327.
GATGCTCGCTTGAATTTCTTTAGCCCCCTCTGCTTGTAAGTCTTCGATATAACCCGGACCCATAGTTTGAGCTTCTTGAGAACTCTGAAAGGGTCCGAAGTAGTAGATGCACTGAGGGTTAGCTGTGACGATCTCTACCCACCAATATTTACCATCAATTGATGAATCACTACTTCGATCGATTGTCATCATGCATAATACTTGCACTGATTCAAAGAGGGTGTTATCAATCTAACTCTACCGATTGAAAGTGAGGAAATTGTGAGGGTTTATGGTAGTAGAACTTGAGAGTCTCTAGTCTCAATTAATTTTTTTATGATTCTGTGGAGAAGATATCAATTTTTCTAAACGCTTCTATCTACGAAAACCCGATCGCGTTAGAAAGATATTGAAGCTGCGTTCCGCGCGATCGAGTAGTCATGGCAATGAAAGAAGCAATGCTTTATGAAAAGCTAGCAGACAATCGAGTTCGCTGCCATCTGTGCGCCCATCGTTGCCTCATCGCCGATGGCAAAATGGGGATTTGTCAAGTTCGCGAAAATGAAGGCGGAAAGCTTTATACGCTGGTTTACGGGCGCACGATTAGCCAAAATATAGACCCAGTAGAGAAAAAGCCGTTGTTTCATTTTTATCCGGGTTCGACCGCTTATTCGATCGCCACCCCAGGTTGTAACTTTCGCTGTGCCTGGTGCCAAAATTGGGAGATTTCCCAAATGCCGCGTCTCGGGCATATCATTGCTGGCTATGAGGCAACCCCCGAACAAATCGTGGCTGATGCACAGCGCTTCGGCTGTCACAGTGTTGCTTACACCTACACGGAGCCGACCATCTTTTTCGAGTATACCTATGATACGGCACGACTCGCTCGTGCGGCTGGTTTAGCCAACATTTACGTGACTAACGGCTACATGACCGCTGAAATGTTGGAGACCATCCAACCTTATCTGGATGCTGCCAATATTGACCTGAAAGCATTTCGCGATCGAACCTATCGGCACTATATCGGGGCGCGGCTACAGCCAGTGCTAGACAGTCTCAAGACAATGAAACGGCTGGGGATTTGGCTCGAAGTGACGACCTTGGCAATCCCCGGCATCAATGACGATCCGGCAGAGTTGAGGGATGCCGCGCAATTCATCGCTCAAGAGCTTGGTGTGGATACCCCCTGGCATCTCAGCCGCTTCTTCCCGGATTACAAGCTGACCGATGTGCCACCGACAGCGCTAGATAAGCTGCGTCAGGCACGGGAAATCGGACTGGCAGCCGGGCTAAGATACGTCTACATAGGCAATGTCCCCGATGCGGAGAGCCAGAACACTTACTGTCCCGGATGCGGTAGCGTACTGATTGAGCGCAGTGGTTTGGGAATGTTAGACAACCGAATCCAAGATGGATGCTGCCCGGATTGTGGATTCGCGATCGCGGGGGTTGGGATGCATGGTGGATCGTTTGCGTCAGGAGTCGTCGTTTAGGATGCCATCGCGATCGTCTCACAAGGGTCTCATCTCAAGTGTTTATTAGACCCCTTGTAAAAATATTAAGAAGTCTATTAGGCAAGAAAACTAATAGATTGCCATAATAATAGTGGTCAAAGAAGAGCCAATCGCGATGAATAGATCGAGTTCATAGCAACATGAACTATTTAACCTGGTTAAGTAAGGGAGCTTCCCTCTATTTTTCCCAACTAGATCGTTCTCGCCGATGGCTCGCACGCCAACTCGCTGAGTTCGGGTTAGGAGCAGTAGAAACTCCGTTTCAGATTATTTTTTCCGAACCTGGGATCGGGCTTCGCTCCTATAGATCCGACTGGGAGAGCGGGCCAGTAATGCTAATCGTTCCCGCCCCGATTAAAAGCGCATCGATTTGGGATTTGAGTCCCTCGGTCAGCGTTGTGCGGCATTGCCTTCGGGCAGGATTGCAAATATACCTTATCGAGTGGGAGCCGCCAGGAGAAGCTCAACGAGATTTTGGTTTGTCGGAATATGCTGACCGCCTTATTCTAGACTGCTTGGAACAGATCTCGCTGGAGACCGGACAATCACAGATTTTCCTAGCCGGGCATTCCTTGGGAGGAACTCTCGCTGCCATCTTTTGCGCCCTCCACCCCGAACGAGTCAAAGGACTGATCCTCCTGGGATCTCCTCTTGGTTTTGGTTCGTCGTCGGGAATTCTGGCTTCTTTCGTAGCAGCTTCTCCCAAAACTTCTTTTTTAACGGCAGCTCTGGGAAATGTTCCCGGCTCATTTCTCTCTATCGTCTCCGGAACTATCGCTCCAGTCCCCCTCGGATTTGACCGATGGCTGGATTGGATTTTAAGCCTTCGGGATCGCCACGCCCGATTGACCCACCTGCGGGTCGTCCACTGGACGCTCGAAGAGATGCCGATGGCACAGCATCTTTTTGAAGAAGTTGTTGAGAAATTGTATCGCGAAGATCGCTTTCTGAGCGGAACCTTAAGAGTTGGGGGAAAGCTGGCTCTGCCAGAGCAGGTGACGGCTTCGGTGCTGAGCGTGGTAGATGCGCGATGCCGACTCGTTCCGCCTCAGTCCGTCGTGCCATTCCATCAAGCCATTCGCCATCCCGATTCTCAACTGCTTTGGTATGAAGGAGACACGGGAGTCGCTCTGCAACACGTCGGGATGCTCGTCGGACGGCAGGCTCATCTGCACATTTGGCCGCAAGCGATTCGCTGGATTCAAACTCATTCGTGAACTGCTGCAAGTTCTTCTCTGTCATAATAGTAAATTCATAAATCAATCTCTGCTTTCACTAACTCAGGAGTGCGACGGAGGCGAAAACCGACTTTTTCACACACTCGCTGCATGGCATGATTTTCAGGCAAAATTTCAGCCGAGATCCGCTCTAATTGCTCGTCGCGACCAACTTGTACCAGTCGTTTCAGCAACTCAGTCCCTAAGCCAAGACGCTGGTATGGATCGCTGACCAGCATAGCGAATTCACCCTCGTTCACCCCTGGCAATTTACTTAAGCGACCTACTGCTAGGATTTCGGGGGTTCCAGTTGCCGGATTTCGGTGCTCTGCCACCAGTGCCATCTCGCGGTCGTAGTCAATAAAGCAGAGGCGGGTTAACCACTCGTGGGTAGTGAGCCGACTCAGTGCCATCAGATGGAAGTAACGCAAATAGATACTTTGCTCGGAGAGGGTTTGGTAGAATTGAACCATTTGCGGCTCATCTTCGGGTCGAATGGGGCGAATCGTGACGGGGGTGCCATCTTCCATCTTCCATAGTGCGACGTATTGGAGTGGATAGGGACGAATTGCTAGTTTGGGAAGTCGGCCTTCTGTGACCTCTTCTGGGTGAAGCACGATCCGGGCATCCAGCACCATCATCTGTTCTGAAGAGACGAACAGAGGATTGATGTCAATTTCTCTAATCCAAGGCTGCTCGACCACAAGCTGGCTGAATCGAACTATCAGATGCTCTAAAGCGCGAAGATCCACAGATTTGCGTCCTCGGACTCCTTTGAGGGCTTTATAAATTTTGGTTTGTTCCATCATCCGCCGCGCCAGGGTTGTATTGAGAGGAGGTAGCGCTAGCGCTCGATCTCTAAACACCTCTACCAGTTGTCCCCCGGAGCCAAACAGCAGCACTGGTCCAAATTGGGGATCGACGCTACTACCGACGATTAGTTCATAACCGCCATTGAGGTTGAGCATTGGCTGTACGGTTACTCCTAGGAAATGCTCCTTCCCAGCTTTTTCTCTCACCGATGTTTCAATGGCACGATAAGCCCATTTGACATCTTCTGCGCTAAGGAGATTCAACTGCACCCCACCTACATCGGTTTTATGGGTAATGGTTTCCGACAGGAGTTTCAGCACTACGGGATAGCCGATAGCGTTAGCTAATTCTACTGCTTCGGTTTCATTCTCGGCTATCGCCGTCTGGATAACAGGAAGACCGTAGGCGGACAGAATGCGTTTAGATTCCAGTTCGGTGAGAATAGTTCTACCTTTGTGGCGCACTGATTTGATAATCGCTTCTGCCAGAACGCGATTAGGCACTCCTTCCTCATCTGGGGGTATCGTCGGAGTTTCGTAGATGCCGCTCAAGTTGTAGCTGTATCGCCACATGAAATTAAAGAGCCGCGCTGCTGAATCGGGATAGCGATAGGTGGAAATGCCAGCGCGATTGAGAATAGACTCACCCGCTGCTATCTGATCTCCCCCCATCCAACTAGCCAAGACGGGTTTGTCAGCCTTTTTAGCGAGATGTTTCAACTGTTCGGCTGTCTGGGTGGGATCGGTCATGGCTTGGGGAGTTAGAATCACCAGTAAACCGTCACTGCCCGGATCTTTGAGGGCAATCTCTACGGCTTTGGCATAGCGTTCTGGGTTCGCGTCACCTAGAATGTCAATCGGGTTGCCATGACTCCAGTGAGGGGGCAGACATTCGTTGAGTTGGGCAATTGTTGTTTCAGAAAGTTCTGCCAGTTCGCCTCCCGTGGCAATTAAGGTATCAGTCGCCAGTACCCCCGGTCCTCCAGCATTGGTGATAATGGTCAGTCGAGGCCCTTTGGGCAAGCGGGGATGTTTGGCTAGTACCTCTGCCAGAGCGAACAGTTCTGAAATGCGATTGACCCGCAGCACCCCGCAGCGGCGAAAGGCAGCATCGATAACTTCGTCACTACCTGCCATGGCTCCGGTATGGGAGGCGGATGCCTTAGCTGCTGCTTGCGTCTGACCCGCTTTGATGACGATGATTGGCTTAGTTAATGCCACCTCCCTTGCCGCAGAGAGGAAAGATCGGGCATCACCTATCGACTCCATGTAAATAATAATGCTCTGAGTGTAGGGATCGCTACCGAGATAGTCAATCAGATCGCCCCAACCCACATCTAGCATCGTGCCAGTGGAAATAAAGGCACTAAAACCGACATTCTCAGAAAAGCTCCAATCGAGGACAGCAGTACATAGGGCACCGCTCTGACTGATAAAGCCAACATTTCCGGGACGAGCTATTGCGCTGGCAAAAGTGGCATTGAGACCCGTATGCGGATTCATGACTCCAAGGCAATTGGGACCGATAATGCGCATCTTGCCCCGTGCTTTCTCGATGATTTGCCGCTCTAAATCGAGTCCCGCCGAGCCGATTTCTTTAAAGCCCGCAGAAATGATAATCGCACCTTTGACACCAGCTTCAACGCACTCTCCAATGATGCCGGGCACTGTCGGTGCGGGAGTAGCAATGACCGCTAGCTCCACTGGTTCTGGGACTGCCTTGATATTGGGGTAGGCTTTAATGCCCAGGACACTGCGTCGGGCGGGATTGATGGGAAAAACCGTACCGCCAAATGGGTTGCTGATTAGGTTCCACAGTAAAGTTCGCCCCACACTTCCTTCTTTTTCGGTAGCCCCGAACACGGCTATCGTCTCCGGTGCCAAGATGGAGTTGAGGGGCTGGCGCTCGGAGCGGAAAATATCGTAAGCCGGATCGGTAGTGGGTTTAAAGGGCTTTATCATTTTTATATTCCTCGTAAGTAATTACTTACATAGCTAGTTGCTTTAAATGGGTATGATTTTGTCTCTCCAATTCCTATTTTATAGAAAATTTTTGTTATTTTTTTGCCGGGGTTGAAGCGACAGCAAAATTGCTTTTAAATCTAAAATAATAAGAAAAAAGAACTCTAACATTTGGATTTGTTAGTAAAATTTATTAAGATATCGAACTAGGTATCTAAAAATTATTCTCGCTTTTTATCTGGTTACTTTTCGTTGTGTTTTGAGTTTTGACTGGGTTGAAGGATAGCGATCGCTTGCGGGAAATTCCTACCCAGAACTAATCGAGCGGGTCATGCTCAAAATTAAAAGATGATGAATTCATCAATTAATTAACTGCAAGTCTGCTTTTACTTGAGTTGATAACTCTGTCTTGCAAAACCCATTAGAATTCGCACAATAGATTTTATTGCTACATGACAGCGTGCCAACACACTTTGTCTTTAAATAAGTTATTATGTTATATGTATATTGGTCATGAACTCAGTAGCATTCTTAGACTCGAATGTTACTGGTTCTGAGCGTTATGATACTTGGCTTTATCCCTTCACTTGCCAAGGTAAAAGCACGTTGTTAGGAACCTAGCAACAGTGAGACTATTCCCGCAGCAGAAATACTAGGCGAGACGCTAACGTATCGAATGTTAACGCTTCACCAATACTCGCGATCGCATTTACACATCTACACTACGTAATCGCGATCGCACAGGCAAAGTAACACTCAATCAATAATGGGAAGAAGGAGATAACTATGTCTACTTATAAACACAGCTATTGGCAGTATGAGGACAATACTGCCTACTATGTCAGCGTATATGCTGACAGCACCCATGAATGGAAAACTATTTACCGTCAGCTTAATGACGGGTTTGAATACGTGGAGACAAGAGAATGTTAGCCCTTTGGTACATTAATTATCTTCATTGGAGACGCTGGATGCCCTTGATGACTTTTATCATCTAGCAACTACTGCGTTGTAGTAGTAGCAAGAAAGGCGTTGACGAAAGGCGAACGCCAAGAAGCTTCCCCAAATATCAACATCTATACAATGCTCGCTTGGGGAAGCAACGGGCGCGTAAATTTTACCCTACATGAATAGAGAAAAGGTGATGCAATGTGACTGGGTACGAACGCTTACACAACTATTTATACCAACAGTCATTATCTTGGGACGGCGAAAGATTGAACGTCTATGAAAATAGAACCGAAGGACAAGATCGTGACCGGAGGACATCTTACTTGGGAAGAGGCACTGTATTCCCCTACTTAGCGAGGATACTCAGAAGTTCTGTGACAAAATTTTTTTGAAAAGTTAAAGCAGATCGCCTCGCGAGGATCGGCGGAATGACTACACGGTAAAATAGTGACTCCGATAGGCTGTCCGACGTGCTGGAAGATTATACTAATTTGAAAAATCTTGGCTACAGATGGGTTTTAAAACCTGGATGAGATGAGTCTTTCTCAATCCAAAATCCAAAATGGTATTAATCACGTTCAGTCCAAAAAGTTCGTTCTCCACTGAGCAAAGCAATCCCTAGCGTGACGATGCCAATTCCGACAATCTGAATCCCATCAAGAGTTTCGCGAATTGTTGCCCATGCGAGTAGTGCCGTCAATGCCGGACTACTAGAACCAATTATAGAAGCGGCAGTTGCACCAATTATACGAATGCCGATATTGTTGAGGGTATGTCCGATAAAGCTGACCAAACCTGAAAAGATACTGCCAATCCACAAGGGAGTCCATGCAAGTCGAGCATCGGGAAGCTGCCAAAACAATAAGCTAATGCCAGAAAGCAGCAGTGTAGAGGCAAAACTAATCCAAGTAAAGGGGATCGGGTGCAGTCTTTCAAAACATTTTTGGGCAATCACATTGTAAAAAGCATAAACGATCCCAGAACCGATACTGGCGAGAATGCCGCTCGCAATCGCATAATGGTTATTAGTGGCAGAAGACCGGGGAATAGTAAGGGCACTGCCTGCCAAAATCATGCCCATGATTATCCAGCGAAAAAACGTAGGACGATCGCCAAAAAACTTCCAGGATAGTAATGCCGTAAAAACTGGATAGGTAAAGAAGAGCGTCATGGCAATTCCAGTCGGAATCAAACCAATGGCAATATAGAGCGAGGCAATGTAGACAAACATCAACACGCCACAGCCAAATGCTTGCATCAGAGCATCCCTGCGATCGCGGACAAATAAGTCTCGGAATTCTTTTAAAGCCGATGGATACAGCCGGATAGCGAGAACTATTATTAGTGGAACTACTAACAGCATCCGCATAAACATCAGCAAAAATGAATTAGGCAAATTGGGTTTAACATATCCGCCGAGTAGGAATAAACCAAGAAAGAGATGCTCTGAAAACAGAACTCGGACAGTAATGTTGTGGAAAGTTAAGAAAAAGGCGGATAGAAGAACTGTTAGAATTCCCTGCACAATTAAAAAGTTTTTTAAAACCAATCCAATCTAGCTATTTTACTTAGATCGGATCTTGAGCGATCGCCTGATGGGAGCGCGAACCATCCAAACTTTCTAACTTCCAAGAGCAGCTACAGCAACCGATTGTTGGTTATCGAGTTTCGTTTGCATCAACTGCGTTCCAGGAGAAAGTTTGCCAGTTTGTAACCATTGAGTCACCTCCGTACAAGATTGTGCCCGGCTAAGCCACTCTTTGAGGTTTTCTCCCTCCAAGGTTTCGCTATCGAGGAGCGCAGTCGCCATCTCTTCGAGCAGATTCCGATTCTTAGCTAAGATCGTCAGCGCGATGTGATGTGCGCTATCGACAATCTCCTTCACTTCGCGATCGATCTCTTCAGCGACTTTAGGGCTGACCGAACGCCGAGGATTAATAGTTCCTTCCAAAAATTGTTGTTGGGTTCTCTCGAAAGCAATAGGTCCGAGTTCATCACTCATCCCGTAGAGAGTGACAAATCGCTCAGCCAGATCGGTGGCTTTTTGAATATCATCGCTCGCTCCCGTGGAAACCTGACCGAAGATCAATTCTTCTGCCGAGCGTCCGCCTAAAAGAGTCACAATCCGACCCCGAAGCTCATTTTCGATCATCAAGAAGCGATCTTCCTCCGGTAATTGTAACGTATAGCCCAAAGCTCCAACTCCACGGGGAACAACCGAGATTTTCTCAACCGTGCCTGCACCTGGCATCAGCGCTCCAATAATCGCATGACCGACTTCGTGATATGCTACTGTCTTTTTCTCAAGATCGTTCAAGACGCGAGATTTTTTCTCCAGCCCGGTCACAATTCGCTCGATCGCTTCGTTAAAGTCAGTCATAGTGACTGTATCGCGGTTCCTCCGGGCTGCTAACAGCGCGGCTTCATTGACGAGATTCGCCAGATCTGCCCCCGCAAACCCTGGCGTGCGGGCTGCCAGTTTCGCCAAGTCAACATCTTCAGCCAGTTTTACGGTTTTGGAATGGACTCTTAAAATTGCCTCTCGACCGCTTTTATCCGGGCGATCGACGACAACCTGACGGTCAAACCGACCAGGGCGCAAGAGCGCCGGATCGAGAATCTCAGGGCGGTTTGTAGCAGCCAAGAGAATAACGCCGGTATTGGGATCGAAGCCATCCATTTCGGAGAGAAGTTGGTTGAGGGTTTGTTCTCGCTCCTCGGTGCCGCCTAAAGGAAACCCAGCACCTGCCCGCGATCTGCCAAGAGCGTCCAATTCGTCAATGAAAACGATGCAGGGGGCTTGTTGCTTTGCCTGCTCAAATAGGTCGCGTACTCGTGCTGCCCCAAGACCGACGAATAATTCAATAAACTCGGAACCTGAAATGCTGAAAAAGGGAACGCCAGCCTCTCCGGCGATTGCTCTTGCTAGTAAAGTTTTACCCGTTCCTGGGGGACCAACTAGCAACACGCCTTTGGGGATTTTAGCACCCAAACGAGTATATTTACCGGCATTTTTGAGAAAATCGACAATCTCTTGCAGTTCTGCTTTCGCTTCATCCACCCCAGCCACATCATCAAACGTCACGCCCGTGCTGCCTTCAGAGTAAATACGAGCCTTGCTCTTCCCAATGGTTAAAGCAGCAGGACCAGCCCCTTGACTGCGGCTGAGCAGCCAAGCCCAAATGCCAACGAAAATAAGAGGTGGGACAACCCAACCCAATACCGTTCGGAGCCAGCCCATACCACTTGGAGGTCGAACAAAGTATTTGACATTATGCTCCCTTAGCAGCTTGGGCAATTCAAAATCTGTAGGCACGGGAATGGTGTCAAAAACTTGACCGGGTTGAATCCCAGTTCGATCGGCACCGCGATCGGTTTTCAAAATGTATCGGATTCGTTCGGGACCGATTTCCGCCCGCTCGACCTGACCCGCTTCTACCTGAGCAATAAAATCGCTATAGGCTGTTGTAGGATACCGAGGTCCTTGCAATAAAAACAAATTAAAAAGAATAAGGAGCGCGAATAGGAGAATCAAGCTGCCGCCAAACTGCTTTGGCTCAGGCATTTTCAGACGACGATTGTTATTTGTATCGATAGGCATTGCTAGTAGCTCCTTGTCAAATCAATTGAGTAATGTGTCCTACTTGCACGGCGCGATCGCTAGTGCCGATGAATTTTTAACCTTTGTGGATTACTTGTTTTCCACAAAGTCGGCATCGATAACATCATTGCCGCCAGCCGTTCCGCCCGTCGCGCTTCCAGCTTGAGCGTAAATGTTGCTGCCTACTTGCATGAGCAGCTGCTGCAACTCGTTAGTGAGAGACTTCATCCGATCGTAGTTTTCTTGGTTAATCGCTTCGCGCAAATCCTTCACCAATCCCTCTACTCGGCTCTTATCGGCAGCACTGACGCGATCGCCCAAATCTCGGAGTTGTTTCTCGGCTTGATAGGCGGCAGAGTCTGCCAGATTCTTGGTATCGATTTGTTCGCGGCGCTTTCTGTCTTCGGCTGCATGGGATTCGGCATCTCGTACCATGCGTTCCACTTCATTTTTCGGTAACGTGGAAGCACCCGTAATCGAAATCGACTGCTGTTTGCCCGTGCCCCGATCTCTGGCAGTAACTGAGAGGATGCCATTAGCATCGATATCGAAGGTAACTTCAATCTGCGGTACGCCTCTGGGAGCCGGAGGAATTCCCATCAAGTGGAATGTACCCAGACTCTTATTGTCTTTGGCTAATTCTCGTTCGCCTTGGAGGACGTGAACTTCTACGTCCGTCTGCCCGTCCGCCGCCGTGGAGAAGATCTCCGATTTCTTGGTAGGAATCGTGGTATTGCGAGGAATAATCTTGGTCATTACGCCGCCTAGGGTTTCCACGCCCAAGGATAGGGGCGTAACATCGAGCAGCAAGATGTCGGACACTTCACCTGCTAGAACGCCCGCTTGAATTGCAGCACCGACGGCGACGACTTCATCGGGGTTAACGCCTTGGCAGGGTTCCTTACCCGTCATTTGCCGCACGAGAGCTTGAACGGCTGGCATGCGCGTCGCACCGCCGACTAGGACTACCTCATCGATGTCGGCAGTCG
It includes:
- a CDS encoding DUF1816 domain-containing protein — its product is MMTIDRSSDSSIDGKYWWVEIVTANPQCIYYFGPFQSSQEAQTMGPGYIEDLQAEGAKEIQASIKYCNPKQLTIFEGESC
- the amrS gene encoding AmmeMemoRadiSam system radical SAM enzyme, coding for MKEAMLYEKLADNRVRCHLCAHRCLIADGKMGICQVRENEGGKLYTLVYGRTISQNIDPVEKKPLFHFYPGSTAYSIATPGCNFRCAWCQNWEISQMPRLGHIIAGYEATPEQIVADAQRFGCHSVAYTYTEPTIFFEYTYDTARLARAAGLANIYVTNGYMTAEMLETIQPYLDAANIDLKAFRDRTYRHYIGARLQPVLDSLKTMKRLGIWLEVTTLAIPGINDDPAELRDAAQFIAQELGVDTPWHLSRFFPDYKLTDVPPTALDKLRQAREIGLAAGLRYVYIGNVPDAESQNTYCPGCGSVLIERSGLGMLDNRIQDGCCPDCGFAIAGVGMHGGSFASGVVV
- a CDS encoding alpha/beta fold hydrolase yields the protein MNYLTWLSKGASLYFSQLDRSRRWLARQLAEFGLGAVETPFQIIFSEPGIGLRSYRSDWESGPVMLIVPAPIKSASIWDLSPSVSVVRHCLRAGLQIYLIEWEPPGEAQRDFGLSEYADRLILDCLEQISLETGQSQIFLAGHSLGGTLAAIFCALHPERVKGLILLGSPLGFGSSSGILASFVAASPKTSFLTAALGNVPGSFLSIVSGTIAPVPLGFDRWLDWILSLRDRHARLTHLRVVHWTLEEMPMAQHLFEEVVEKLYREDRFLSGTLRVGGKLALPEQVTASVLSVVDARCRLVPPQSVVPFHQAIRHPDSQLLWYEGDTGVALQHVGMLVGRQAHLHIWPQAIRWIQTHS
- a CDS encoding bifunctional acetate--CoA ligase family protein/GNAT family N-acetyltransferase — translated: MIKPFKPTTDPAYDIFRSERQPLNSILAPETIAVFGATEKEGSVGRTLLWNLISNPFGGTVFPINPARRSVLGIKAYPNIKAVPEPVELAVIATPAPTVPGIIGECVEAGVKGAIIISAGFKEIGSAGLDLERQIIEKARGKMRIIGPNCLGVMNPHTGLNATFASAIARPGNVGFISQSGALCTAVLDWSFSENVGFSAFISTGTMLDVGWGDLIDYLGSDPYTQSIIIYMESIGDARSFLSAAREVALTKPIIVIKAGQTQAAAKASASHTGAMAGSDEVIDAAFRRCGVLRVNRISELFALAEVLAKHPRLPKGPRLTIITNAGGPGVLATDTLIATGGELAELSETTIAQLNECLPPHWSHGNPIDILGDANPERYAKAVEIALKDPGSDGLLVILTPQAMTDPTQTAEQLKHLAKKADKPVLASWMGGDQIAAGESILNRAGISTYRYPDSAARLFNFMWRYSYNLSGIYETPTIPPDEEGVPNRVLAEAIIKSVRHKGRTILTELESKRILSAYGLPVIQTAIAENETEAVELANAIGYPVVLKLLSETITHKTDVGGVQLNLLSAEDVKWAYRAIETSVREKAGKEHFLGVTVQPMLNLNGGYELIVGSSVDPQFGPVLLFGSGGQLVEVFRDRALALPPLNTTLARRMMEQTKIYKALKGVRGRKSVDLRALEHLIVRFSQLVVEQPWIREIDINPLFVSSEQMMVLDARIVLHPEEVTEGRLPKLAIRPYPLQYVALWKMEDGTPVTIRPIRPEDEPQMVQFYQTLSEQSIYLRYFHLMALSRLTTHEWLTRLCFIDYDREMALVAEHRNPATGTPEILAVGRLSKLPGVNEGEFAMLVSDPYQRLGLGTELLKRLVQVGRDEQLERISAEILPENHAMQRVCEKVGFRLRRTPELVKAEIDL
- a CDS encoding DMT family transporter, giving the protein MQGILTVLLSAFFLTFHNITVRVLFSEHLFLGLFLLGGYVKPNLPNSFLLMFMRMLLVVPLIIVLAIRLYPSALKEFRDLFVRDRRDALMQAFGCGVLMFVYIASLYIAIGLIPTGIAMTLFFTYPVFTALLSWKFFGDRPTFFRWIIMGMILAGSALTIPRSSATNNHYAIASGILASIGSGIVYAFYNVIAQKCFERLHPIPFTWISFASTLLLSGISLLFWQLPDARLAWTPLWIGSIFSGLVSFIGHTLNNIGIRIIGATAASIIGSSSPALTALLAWATIRETLDGIQIVGIGIVTLGIALLSGERTFWTERD
- the ftsH gene encoding ATP-dependent zinc metalloprotease FtsH; protein product: MPIDTNNNRRLKMPEPKQFGGSLILLFALLILFNLFLLQGPRYPTTAYSDFIAQVEAGQVERAEIGPERIRYILKTDRGADRTGIQPGQVFDTIPVPTDFELPKLLREHNVKYFVRPPSGMGWLRTVLGWVVPPLIFVGIWAWLLSRSQGAGPAALTIGKSKARIYSEGSTGVTFDDVAGVDEAKAELQEIVDFLKNAGKYTRLGAKIPKGVLLVGPPGTGKTLLARAIAGEAGVPFFSISGSEFIELFVGLGAARVRDLFEQAKQQAPCIVFIDELDALGRSRAGAGFPLGGTEEREQTLNQLLSEMDGFDPNTGVILLAATNRPEILDPALLRPGRFDRQVVVDRPDKSGREAILRVHSKTVKLAEDVDLAKLAARTPGFAGADLANLVNEAALLAARRNRDTVTMTDFNEAIERIVTGLEKKSRVLNDLEKKTVAYHEVGHAIIGALMPGAGTVEKISVVPRGVGALGYTLQLPEEDRFLMIENELRGRIVTLLGGRSAEELIFGQVSTGASDDIQKATDLAERFVTLYGMSDELGPIAFERTQQQFLEGTINPRRSVSPKVAEEIDREVKEIVDSAHHIALTILAKNRNLLEEMATALLDSETLEGENLKEWLSRAQSCTEVTQWLQTGKLSPGTQLMQTKLDNQQSVAVAALGS